The following DNA comes from Desulfonatronovibrio magnus.
TTTTTCTCAAGGAAAAAATATCATTACCCGGAGCACTCAGTATCACTGCATGCATTGTCGGGGTGGCCATGATTTCCGCTGCTTCCGACGATATTGCCGGACATGAATTTTCCCTTGCGGGCATTATCTTCGGACTGATTGCCGGTTTTACATACGCACTGTATTATATTTTCGGCAAAAAGCTTTTTGCCCGTTACCATCCAGTCACAATTTTCTTCTGGATCCTCATTCTGGGAGCTCTTGGGCTTATCCCGTTCATCAATATTACCTGGCCAGATATTAATGCCTGGCCTGCTCTGATTTTTCTCGGTTTTTTCACTACCTATGTTGCATACTTTGTCTATTCCAGAGGTCTGGCCAGACTTAAGGCCTCCCAGGCTGCTGTAGTCGCAACCATGGAACCGGTTGTGGCAGCCTTGCTGGCATATTTATTCTGGCAGGAAAATCTTGGCCTTTGGGGTTACGCAGGAGCAGCAGTAATTATTAGCGGAGTAATAATGCAGGCAGGTATCAGGGCTGAGGAATGATCAGCTTTACAGAAAATTATTCGGATTTGTTACTCAGGGCAGACAGGTTTGAAGCGATATTTTTACCAATCTATCTGTTGCACTCACCCGGAAAAAAGACCCAGTATCAGTGGCATGCTGATCATGGCAGCAACGGTCTGTACAGTTATGATTGCCGCCATCATATCTAAGCTGCCTCCCAACTGCCTGGCCAGCACATAGGCTGCAGCACCACATGGCAGCGATGCGAAAATAACCGCAACAAAAACCACTTCAGCTTCAAGACCAAGCCATAATGCAAAGTAGCCCATCAAGAGAGGCAAAGCTGCCAGCTTGAAAATACTTGAACAGAAAATTGGCAGCCATTTTGACACTAATCCCCTGAACTCAAGCCCCGCGCCCACAGCGAGAAGCCCGAGAGACAGCGATGCCTGACTGAGAATGCCCACAACTTCATCCGTTCCCAGTCCCAGCCTTAAGCCTGACAAATTAGCCACTATGCCCGCTGCACAGGCAATAATCAGCGGATTGGTCAGCAAAGATTTAAAAGCCCGCAGCCACCCCTTGCTGTGGTTGTCACCCATCCTGGTTACTACGGCCACACTTATGGTGTTGGCCAGTGGAATCATTATTGCGATAACCATAGCAGATAAAGTGAGGCCTGTTTCACCAAGAAAAATGTACGCTGCAGAAATGCCTACATATGTATTAGGTCTTAGCCCTCCCTGAAAGAGTGAGGAAAAAGCAGGATCAGATATCCTGATCAGCGGCCTGAAACAAAGCATTAACAGGCAAACAGCAAGCATGGGAGCGCTTACTGCAACGATTAAAACAGGAAAGTCTGCTTCACTGAAGTCTGCCTGATATAGACTTAAAAACAATAATGCCGGAAAAAAAACAAAATATGTAATTTTCTCAGCCATAGGCCAGAATGTGGGACCAGGAAATTGAGCACGCTGGAAAATCCAGCCCATGACAATCAAAATAAAGATTGGGGAAAGTGCCAGGAATACATTATACAATTATGGTTCTCTAAAGCGGGCATTGCATGCAAAAAAGTTACCGATTATTTTTCAAAATTAAACTCAGGATCAATCCCGGGTCTCCCCGGTGAAATGCTCAAAAACCCAGGCTGTCTTCTACAGGCAGCACCATGACTCTTAAATGCTGATGTGAAGATTTACTGGAGCGAAACTCCTGCAGATCGCTCATAAGGCCCGGGAACTGATCTGGCTCAACCCGGGCCTGGATTACAGTAAAATTGCCCGGAAAAACCTGAGTCCCCATGTGCTTGCCATCCTGGCCTTTGCCCTCCACCATTGGGTAGCGCACATAATCATCTATGCGATGTTTATCTAATAAGGCATCGATGTTGTCTGTATACTCAAACCTGAAGCTGATATGTACAAATTTCATAATTCTCTCGTGACTTGTCAGACGTTTTTTGCCTCTACCCCCCAGAGTCTGAGGATAAAGCTCTGTAACTGGTCATACAAGGTGTAAACAACTGGAATGACTATCAGAGTCAAAGCGGTTGAAGTGAAAAGCCCGGCAACAATGGAAATGCCAAGGGGAGACCTGGCTTCACCGCCTGTACCGAATCCCAGCGCAATAGGCATCATACCCAGAATGGTTGAAAAGGCAGTCATCAGGACAGGTCTGAATCTTTCCCGCGCAGCCTCCTGAGCAGCTTCCATGGGTTTTCTGCCCCTGGCCACAAGTACATTGGTATAGTCAATGAGCAGGATCGCATTTTTCGTAACCAACCCCATGAGCATGATCAACCCGATAAAAGCGTAAACATTAAAGTTCATTCCCATGAGCCATAATGATCCAAAAGCACCAACCGTTGCAAGGGGCAGAGAAGTCATAATGGTCAGCGGATACACAAAAGACTCAAATTGAGCAGAAAGCACAAGATAAATAAAAATAATGGAAAAGATAATTGTAATGGTCAGGTAATAGAATGACTCTTCAAAAACCTGCGACATACCTGCCATTTCAAACTCAGCCTGAGGTGGCAGCTCTGTTTGCAGATGCTCTTCAAGAAGATTTACTGCATCACCCATGGCCACTCCCGGTGGAATGGATGAAGAAATGGTTGCTGAGCGCATCCTGTTGAAACGATGAATTTGACTGGGCCCGACAGTCTCTTCTATGGTTACTAAGCTTTCTAAAGATATCAGGCTGCCATCATTATTTTTGACATATATACTTCTGAGGAAATCCGGGGTCATACTGCCCCTGCCCTTGGCCTCTGTAATAACATCATATCTTTCCGAGAGACGTTCAATCTTGGATATGTCCACTTCTCCCAGGATGTAGCGTAATGTATTGGATATACCTGAAACAGATACACCCATCTCGGCCGCTCTTTGTCTGTCTATGGAAACATCGATCTGAGGCTTGTTCAGCTCAAGGTTGGTCCTGACCCCTACAAACCATTCCGGGCGGGAACGCATCCACCCCATTATTTCATTTTGCAGCTCATCCAGTTCGTACAGATCAGGGTTCTTTAACACAACTTCAATTGGCGAGCCCCCAACTCCACCAGGTGTCAATTCCAGCACAAAAGCCCGTCCATCCGGGATTTGGGCCATGACACCCCGAAAATTCTGCATTACCTCACTTTGATGCTTTTCCCTATCCTGTCGCGGAGTCAGGGTTACAAAAGCTATCCCTCTATTGGGCTGTCCCGGTCCGGCCGGGCCAAGTCCTACTGCAAGAAATTGATGACTGATATTAGGGTCATCAGCAAGGGCCTTTTCAATCTTGGCTGCAAAAGCATCTGTCTCCCTGATTGTTGAGCCTTCCGGGGTTTCAAAAACAAGCATGAATCTTGATCTGTCCTCATCAGCCTGAAACTCCTGAGGGATGCTCATCAATGCGGCAATGCCCAGAAAAAAGGCAAAAATGGCCACAGCTACCACAAGCCCCCTTCGCTTGAAGGCCCCCCTGAGGACCCATACATAAGCTCTCTCAAAATTTTTCAGGTGCCGTTCCGACATTTGGTAAAGAAAACTTTTTCGCTTCTGATATTTCAGCAGCCTTGAGCAGAGCATTGGGGTAAGAGTCAGGGCGACAAACGTTGAAGCAAATACTGTGACAGCTACGGTAAGCCCGAATTCAAAAAAGAAACGCCCTATTATTCCCCCTGTAAAGGCAACTGGAATAAACACAGCTGCAAGAGAAAGCGAGTTGGCCAGCGCAGGAAAAGCAACTTCCGTGGTACCCACTCTCGCAGCAGGAACAGCCGAAGCACCATTTTCCATATGATAAAAACTTCTTTCCAGCACAACAATGGCATCATCTACTACAATGCCTATAACCAGAATCAGAGCCAGCATGGTTAAAACATTGATGCTGAAGCCCATTATATTGATAAAAGCCAGGCCAATGAGAAGAGAGGTCGGAATGGCCAGAGCTACCACTATGGTTCCTCTTAAGCTGCGCAAGAATGCCAGGACAACAAAGACCACGAGAAAAGCCGCAATAAGAATCGTCGTCTGCAGGTCATTGATGTTTTCCTTGATATAAATGGATGCGTCCATAGCCTGTCGATATTCAAGCCCGGGAGGAAATCCCGGAGCGAGCTCCTTGACCCTGGACCTGACAAGTTCGGCAAGCTCAACAGTATTGGCACCGGTCTGCTTTACAACACCCAGCCCCACAGACGGCTCGCCTGAAAATCTGGCAATCTGCCGGTCACTTTCAACACCGTCAACAGCCTGCCCAACATCAGACAGTCGAACAGGAGAACCGTCCCTGTATGCTATAATCAAATCATTAAAGGGCTCCGCTTCCGAAAATTGCCCTTTAGTTCTGATCAAGAATTCTCTCGACACTCCTTCAATACGGCCTGAGGGAATATCTACGTTTTCACTTCGTATGGTATTAACCACATCATCAATAACAAGATCATAAGCAGCGAGGCGTTCAGTATCAATTATGATTCTAACAGCATAATTCCTGGCTCCGCCCACCATGATCTGGCCCACGCCGCGTAGAGTTTCCAACTGGGGCTTTAGTATATTATCCGCGTATTCACTGAGCCTGATCTCATCCCAGCGCTCATCTCCCACCAGAGCTATCCACATGATGGCCTGTGAATCCAGGTCAAGCTTGCGCACAATAGGTGATTCAGCATCCTGAGGGAGCATCCTTCTGGCCCGCTCCACTGCATCACGCACATCCTGAGCAGCAAGATCCTGGTTGCGCCATAATTCAAATTCAGCCACCACCTGGCCCAGGCCGTCGCTTGCAGTTGATGTAATGTCCTTGAGACCTTCAATGGCATTGATCTCAGCTTCAAGGGGGTCGATGATTTCCTGTTCGATGATTTCCGGGGCTGCACCGGGCAATACAACAGTCACACTGATCACAGGAAATTCAACATCAGGATTTTCCTGAACAGGCATTTGTAAATAGCCATATGCTCCAAAAATTGCGAAAACCATGAAGATGACAATGGTCATCACCGGCCTGCGAATACAAAAATTCCAGATCACCTGTATCAACCTCCGTCAACAGCTTGATCGGTCACAATGTGATCACTGCCGGACGAGCCGGGAGCAGTGGGTTCATCAAGCTCTGCCCAGTCACTTCCCAATTGCTTCACAATGTTGACTGCAGCGCCGTCATTGAGATTCATATGCCCGGCCACCACAACCTCTTCTCCAACCTCAAGGCCTTTGACAATTTCTACCAGACCCGGCCTGCGCATCCC
Coding sequences within:
- a CDS encoding efflux RND transporter permease subunit yields the protein MIWNFCIRRPVMTIVIFMVFAIFGAYGYLQMPVQENPDVEFPVISVTVVLPGAAPEIIEQEIIDPLEAEINAIEGLKDITSTASDGLGQVVAEFELWRNQDLAAQDVRDAVERARRMLPQDAESPIVRKLDLDSQAIMWIALVGDERWDEIRLSEYADNILKPQLETLRGVGQIMVGGARNYAVRIIIDTERLAAYDLVIDDVVNTIRSENVDIPSGRIEGVSREFLIRTKGQFSEAEPFNDLIIAYRDGSPVRLSDVGQAVDGVESDRQIARFSGEPSVGLGVVKQTGANTVELAELVRSRVKELAPGFPPGLEYRQAMDASIYIKENINDLQTTILIAAFLVVFVVLAFLRSLRGTIVVALAIPTSLLIGLAFINIMGFSINVLTMLALILVIGIVVDDAIVVLERSFYHMENGASAVPAARVGTTEVAFPALANSLSLAAVFIPVAFTGGIIGRFFFEFGLTVAVTVFASTFVALTLTPMLCSRLLKYQKRKSFLYQMSERHLKNFERAYVWVLRGAFKRRGLVVAVAIFAFFLGIAALMSIPQEFQADEDRSRFMLVFETPEGSTIRETDAFAAKIEKALADDPNISHQFLAVGLGPAGPGQPNRGIAFVTLTPRQDREKHQSEVMQNFRGVMAQIPDGRAFVLELTPGGVGGSPIEVVLKNPDLYELDELQNEIMGWMRSRPEWFVGVRTNLELNKPQIDVSIDRQRAAEMGVSVSGISNTLRYILGEVDISKIERLSERYDVITEAKGRGSMTPDFLRSIYVKNNDGSLISLESLVTIEETVGPSQIHRFNRMRSATISSSIPPGVAMGDAVNLLEEHLQTELPPQAEFEMAGMSQVFEESFYYLTITIIFSIIFIYLVLSAQFESFVYPLTIMTSLPLATVGAFGSLWLMGMNFNVYAFIGLIMLMGLVTKNAILLIDYTNVLVARGRKPMEAAQEAARERFRPVLMTAFSTILGMMPIALGFGTGGEARSPLGISIVAGLFTSTALTLIVIPVVYTLYDQLQSFILRLWGVEAKNV
- a CDS encoding AEC family transporter; translated protein: MYNVFLALSPIFILIVMGWIFQRAQFPGPTFWPMAEKITYFVFFPALLFLSLYQADFSEADFPVLIVAVSAPMLAVCLLMLCFRPLIRISDPAFSSLFQGGLRPNTYVGISAAYIFLGETGLTLSAMVIAIMIPLANTISVAVVTRMGDNHSKGWLRAFKSLLTNPLIIACAAGIVANLSGLRLGLGTDEVVGILSQASLSLGLLAVGAGLEFRGLVSKWLPIFCSSIFKLAALPLLMGYFALWLGLEAEVVFVAVIFASLPCGAAAYVLARQLGGSLDMMAAIITVQTVAAMISMPLILGLFSG
- a CDS encoding PG0541 family transporter-associated protein, with the protein product MKFVHISFRFEYTDNIDALLDKHRIDDYVRYPMVEGKGQDGKHMGTQVFPGNFTVIQARVEPDQFPGLMSDLQEFRSSKSSHQHLRVMVLPVEDSLGF
- a CDS encoding DMT family transporter, coding for MVSNLEKIKGFALILTAAALWGGIGPVAKSAFAQGMTPLEVAFWRAIIGWLFFALHAISIQQMGIKRNDFPVMLVFGLVCVTGFYGSYQLAVDLGGAAKASVLLYTAPAWVAVLAMIFLKEKISLPGALSITACIVGVAMISAASDDIAGHEFSLAGIIFGLIAGFTYALYYIFGKKLFARYHPVTIFFWILILGALGLIPFINITWPDINAWPALIFLGFFTTYVAYFVYSRGLARLKASQAAVVATMEPVVAALLAYLFWQENLGLWGYAGAAVIISGVIMQAGIRAEE